From one Marinobacter sp. LV10MA510-1 genomic stretch:
- a CDS encoding peptidoglycan-binding domain-containing protein — protein sequence MQWNERTIEIARNVRGTNQFFWGYNAGPIDGVIGRATVSALKQFQHDNGTTPTGTQDYSTIRLLKALRQC from the coding sequence GTGCAGTGGAACGAAAGGACAATAGAAATCGCGAGGAATGTAAGAGGAACGAATCAATTTTTTTGGGGTTACAACGCCGGTCCCATTGACGGTGTGATCGGACGCGCTACTGTGAGCGCACTGAAACAATTTCAGCATGATAATGGGACAACCCCGACTGGAACCCAGGATTACTCAACCATTAGGCTACTGAAGGCGCTGAGGCAGTGTTAA
- the bamE gene encoding outer membrane protein assembly factor BamE domain-containing protein — translation MIVKKLLVMVLAAFVLAGCATTGNDFSSNQIDEIVVGQTTKADIVSWFGEPSGRTESSAYDAVFTYLYSETRANAMSLIPGAGIFGKGMDSSHKTLMVFFSKDNLVREHSYTEGTL, via the coding sequence ATGATCGTCAAAAAACTTCTAGTTATGGTTTTGGCTGCTTTTGTTTTGGCCGGCTGCGCGACAACAGGCAATGATTTTAGTAGCAATCAGATCGACGAGATTGTTGTTGGTCAAACCACCAAGGCCGACATTGTTAGTTGGTTTGGCGAGCCGTCGGGACGCACGGAAAGTTCGGCGTATGACGCGGTTTTCACATATCTTTATTCTGAGACACGCGCCAATGCGATGAGTCTGATTCCAGGCGCTGGGATATTCGGAAAAGGCATGGACTCAAGCCACAAAACGCTAATGGTGTTTTTTTCGAAGGACAACCTTGTAAGGGAGCACAGCTACACAGAAGGGACCCTTTAA